A region from the Oceanidesulfovibrio marinus genome encodes:
- a CDS encoding PEP/pyruvate-binding domain-containing protein, whose protein sequence is MNLLNVLAFWRPKKPPVSFTTLFRKFKGLIERNNRILELMGDMGDKLGGEYVFDKQYILSSCEQLEDLVFKLISDLSVLNQDKNVELFKAYERIRHAIHEELSGRHAFDQVSLTIPLESLDQGTVDAAGSKLNNLGIIRNTLGHRVPDGFVATTKAFFAFLDHNGLRRTIHEAVTAWDGKDEAAFDQMCVEIREKILKADIPKPLAADIMGEADALVSRLRREGDKGPHLFAVRSSAWGEDEESSFAGQYESELGIRQEGLLDAYKMVVAGAYSPQAWRYRIIKGFHEEELAMGVGFQLMIAAECSGTLQTYPADPSQKEVMVVNCTPGLGAPLMGGVIKSDTFYIERLAPFAVRSTHTEIKDQLLELNPEGGTVWKNLSQDEGKTPCISKEQLVQLARAGLDIESFLKRPVEAEWCYDADGELYILQARPIRFELQADTLPPPPAPDVEDTLMAGQGIIVQQGVASGKVFVVENDEDLHDFPYGAILVSHFTSPRFSRIMSHARGIITDIGSPAGHMATIAREHRVPTIVNAGDATTRLQTGEEITLDAGNNVVYRGIVPGLRRYELTSQCVFEESYEYRLLRRLLKRITPLHLVDPKSDDFRPSNCTTFHDITRYIHEKAVSELIQLSERRELHETKPRRLNLHMSLGLTVIDVEDGMCKTDEDLELKHVLSVPLKSLLDGMCQPGMWCTRPVSVDLSSFMSSFTRTFSVAATSRIGRNLAVVSKEYLNLHLQLGYHYNIIDAFLSESENDNYIYFRFLGGVTDIERRSRRASFIAEVLERFDFRVEVRGDLVVGRIKKISLARGIEKMNMLGGLVGYTRQLDVVLQSDEDVQDHLAVFMQQISNGPGEQDEQGQRESSNTYTG, encoded by the coding sequence GTGAATCTGTTAAACGTACTCGCCTTCTGGCGCCCCAAGAAGCCCCCGGTTTCCTTCACCACGCTCTTTCGCAAGTTCAAGGGGCTTATCGAGCGGAACAACCGCATCCTTGAGCTGATGGGCGACATGGGCGACAAGCTGGGAGGCGAGTACGTCTTTGACAAGCAGTACATCCTCTCCTCGTGCGAGCAGCTCGAGGACCTGGTCTTCAAGCTCATCTCCGACCTGAGCGTGCTGAACCAGGACAAGAACGTGGAGCTCTTCAAGGCGTACGAGCGCATCCGCCACGCCATCCACGAGGAACTCTCCGGCAGGCACGCCTTCGACCAGGTGAGCCTGACCATTCCCCTGGAATCTCTGGACCAGGGCACGGTGGACGCGGCCGGGAGCAAGCTCAACAACCTGGGCATCATCCGCAACACCCTGGGCCACCGGGTGCCGGACGGGTTCGTGGCCACCACCAAGGCGTTCTTCGCATTTCTCGACCACAACGGCCTGCGCCGCACCATCCACGAGGCCGTGACGGCCTGGGACGGCAAGGACGAGGCCGCCTTCGACCAGATGTGCGTGGAGATCCGCGAGAAGATCCTCAAGGCCGACATCCCCAAGCCTCTGGCCGCAGACATCATGGGCGAGGCCGACGCGCTCGTTTCCAGGCTCAGGCGCGAAGGCGATAAGGGGCCCCACCTTTTTGCCGTGCGCAGCAGCGCCTGGGGCGAGGACGAAGAGAGCAGCTTTGCCGGCCAGTACGAGAGCGAGCTGGGCATCAGGCAGGAGGGGCTGCTCGACGCCTACAAGATGGTCGTTGCCGGCGCCTACTCCCCGCAGGCCTGGCGCTACCGCATCATCAAGGGCTTTCATGAAGAAGAGCTGGCCATGGGCGTGGGCTTCCAGCTCATGATCGCCGCCGAGTGCAGCGGCACCCTGCAGACCTACCCGGCCGATCCGTCGCAGAAAGAGGTTATGGTGGTCAACTGCACGCCGGGCCTGGGCGCGCCGCTCATGGGCGGGGTGATCAAGTCCGATACTTTTTATATCGAGCGGCTGGCGCCGTTCGCCGTGCGCTCCACCCACACCGAGATCAAGGACCAGCTTCTGGAACTCAACCCGGAAGGCGGCACGGTCTGGAAGAATCTCTCCCAGGATGAGGGCAAGACGCCCTGCATCTCCAAGGAACAGCTCGTGCAGCTGGCCCGCGCCGGCCTGGACATCGAAAGTTTTCTCAAGCGGCCCGTCGAGGCGGAGTGGTGCTACGACGCGGACGGCGAGCTCTACATCCTCCAGGCGCGTCCCATACGTTTCGAGCTGCAGGCCGATACGCTGCCGCCGCCTCCCGCCCCGGACGTGGAGGACACGCTGATGGCCGGCCAGGGCATCATCGTGCAGCAGGGCGTGGCCTCGGGCAAGGTGTTCGTGGTGGAGAACGACGAGGACCTGCACGACTTTCCCTATGGCGCCATCCTGGTCAGCCACTTCACCTCGCCGCGCTTCTCGCGGATCATGTCCCACGCCAGGGGCATCATCACCGACATCGGTTCCCCGGCCGGCCACATGGCTACCATCGCCAGGGAGCACCGCGTGCCCACCATCGTGAATGCCGGCGACGCCACCACCCGGCTCCAAACCGGCGAGGAGATCACCCTGGACGCCGGCAACAACGTGGTCTACCGCGGCATCGTGCCCGGCCTGAGGCGCTACGAGCTCACCAGCCAGTGCGTGTTTGAAGAGTCGTACGAGTACCGGCTGCTCCGCCGGCTGCTCAAGCGCATCACGCCCCTGCACCTGGTGGACCCGAAGAGCGACGACTTCCGGCCCTCCAACTGCACCACGTTCCACGACATCACGCGCTACATCCACGAGAAGGCCGTGAGTGAGCTCATCCAGCTCAGCGAGCGCCGGGAGCTGCACGAGACCAAGCCCAGACGGCTGAACCTGCACATGTCCCTGGGGCTGACGGTTATCGACGTGGAAGACGGCATGTGCAAGACCGACGAGGACCTGGAGCTCAAGCACGTGCTCTCCGTGCCGCTCAAAAGTCTGCTGGACGGCATGTGCCAGCCCGGCATGTGGTGCACGCGGCCGGTCTCCGTGGACCTGTCCAGCTTCATGTCCAGCTTCACACGCACCTTCTCGGTGGCCGCCACCAGCCGCATCGGGCGGAACTTGGCCGTGGTCTCCAAGGAGTACCTCAACCTGCACCTGCAGCTCGGCTATCATTACAACATCATCGACGCGTTCCTGAGTGAATCCGAGAACGACAACTACATCTATTTCCGTTTCCTTGGCGGCGTCACCGATATCGAGCGCCGTTCCCGCCGGGCGAGCTTCATCGCCGAGGTCCTGGAGCGCTTCGACTTCAGGGTGGAAGTACGCGGCGACCTTGTCGTGGGTAGGATTAAAAAGATATCCTTGGCACGCGGCATAGAGAAGATGAACATGCTTGGCGGCCTGGTCGGCTACACCCGTCAGCTCGACGTGGTGTTGCAGAGCGACGAGGACGTGCAGGACCATCTTGCCGTCTTCATGCAACAGATTTCCAACGGCCCGGGAGAACAGGATGAACAAGGACAACGAGAAAGTTCGAATACTTATACTGGATGA
- a CDS encoding TIGR02186 family protein, which yields MKLRHLILTTMLIAALCVPAFAQGDMSMQVTPETIKIDTTYNGTTVKVEGQAPEGSQIVLRIVGEAGELHMKRKDKALGLLWMNMDSLTFHGVPVLYIVGSSKPLDELGAAGKELKAESMLNTIEIEPDTAARPELIDQLIKLKTKERLYQEEAGEVAMGEVKDGMQSFMATLPIPSRLAPGDYKLASIAVKDGQEVAMTEKDLKVELVSTPLFMAKLAFGHGALYGILATIIALVSGLVIGLIFQSKGEAH from the coding sequence ATGAAGCTCAGACACCTCATCCTCACCACGATGCTGATCGCGGCCCTGTGTGTTCCCGCCTTTGCGCAAGGCGACATGTCCATGCAGGTCACGCCTGAGACCATCAAGATCGACACCACCTACAACGGCACCACCGTCAAGGTCGAAGGCCAGGCGCCCGAAGGCAGCCAGATCGTGCTGCGCATCGTCGGCGAGGCCGGCGAGCTGCACATGAAGCGCAAGGACAAGGCCCTGGGCCTGCTGTGGATGAACATGGACTCCCTCACCTTCCACGGCGTGCCGGTGCTCTACATCGTGGGCAGCTCCAAGCCTCTGGACGAGCTGGGCGCCGCCGGCAAGGAGCTGAAGGCCGAGTCCATGCTCAACACCATCGAGATCGAGCCCGACACCGCGGCCCGGCCCGAGCTCATCGATCAGCTCATCAAGCTGAAGACCAAGGAACGCCTGTATCAGGAAGAAGCCGGCGAGGTTGCCATGGGCGAGGTCAAGGACGGCATGCAATCGTTCATGGCCACGCTGCCCATTCCCTCCCGCTTGGCCCCCGGCGACTACAAGCTGGCCAGCATCGCCGTGAAGGACGGGCAGGAGGTCGCCATGACCGAGAAGGATCTCAAGGTCGAGCTGGTCAGCACGCCTCTGTTCATGGCAAAGCTCGCCTTCGGCCACGGCGCCTTGTATGGTATCCTGGCCACGATCATCGCACTTGTCAGCGGCCTGGTCATCGGCCTGATCTTCCAGAGCAAGGGAGAAGCGCACTAG
- a CDS encoding sulfite exporter TauE/SafE family protein, translating to MTLPLHLYLPIAGNSVNIAAIFGLGGGVGLLSGIFGVGGGFLMTPLLIMLGIPATVAAASDSNQIVGASTSGTLAHFRLGNVDFKMGFLLLIGGVLGGTVGVQIIKVLRAMGNADFLISITYVLMLGFVGGYMFLESLQSMRKSKTAEKEAAKPKKESKYARMFQALPWQTDFKRSGVRMSVIMPLALGTLVGILAAIMGVGGGFIMVPVMVYLLRMPMHVVVGTSLFQILFTCINVTIMQASQNHTVDFVLAFLLLIGSSIGAQVGARIGRKLQGDQLKILLATLVLVVMGKMLYELIARPDILLAYVGGH from the coding sequence ATGACTCTACCTTTGCATCTTTACCTGCCAATCGCAGGCAACAGCGTTAATATCGCCGCGATCTTCGGACTCGGCGGCGGCGTTGGGTTGCTCTCTGGCATATTTGGCGTGGGCGGCGGCTTTCTCATGACGCCGCTGCTGATCATGCTGGGCATCCCCGCCACCGTGGCGGCGGCTTCGGACTCCAACCAAATTGTCGGTGCTTCGACGTCCGGCACCCTGGCGCACTTCCGCCTGGGCAACGTCGACTTCAAAATGGGCTTTCTGCTGCTGATCGGCGGCGTGCTGGGCGGCACGGTGGGTGTGCAGATAATCAAGGTCCTGCGGGCCATGGGCAACGCGGACTTCCTCATCAGCATCACATACGTGCTCATGCTCGGTTTCGTGGGCGGCTACATGTTCCTGGAGAGCCTGCAGTCCATGCGCAAGAGCAAGACCGCGGAAAAGGAAGCGGCCAAGCCCAAGAAGGAATCCAAGTACGCGCGCATGTTCCAGGCCCTGCCCTGGCAGACCGACTTCAAGCGCTCCGGCGTACGCATGTCCGTGATCATGCCCCTGGCGCTGGGCACTCTGGTCGGCATCCTCGCCGCCATCATGGGCGTCGGCGGTGGCTTCATCATGGTTCCGGTCATGGTCTACCTGCTGCGTATGCCCATGCACGTGGTTGTGGGCACCAGCCTGTTCCAGATTCTTTTCACCTGCATCAACGTCACCATCATGCAGGCCAGCCAGAACCACACGGTGGACTTCGTGCTGGCGTTCCTCCTGCTCATCGGCTCCTCCATCGGAGCGCAGGTCGGCGCCCGCATCGGCCGCAAGCTCCAGGGCGACCAGCTCAAGATCCTGCTCGCAACTCTGGTTCTGGTCGTGATGGGCAAGATGCTCTATGAACTCATCGCCCGGCCGGATATCCTGCTGGCGTACGTGGGAGGTCATTAA
- a CDS encoding universal stress protein, whose product MERILVSMNRGKVPWEALSRSIALAKRIGASLYVLSVFPPGKPDAGPDPDSRRKLDQQIKDASDDGLHVDSFISEGSYEQEVIRFVEQNKITLLVTEYGNIGRGHSEQEWASLQTIRHRVSCRVEIVTPRRMTSRGE is encoded by the coding sequence ATGGAACGGATACTTGTCAGCATGAACAGAGGCAAAGTCCCTTGGGAGGCGCTCTCAAGGTCCATTGCATTGGCCAAGAGAATAGGCGCGAGCCTCTACGTGCTTTCAGTTTTTCCGCCGGGAAAACCCGATGCGGGACCCGATCCGGACTCCCGGCGCAAGCTCGATCAACAGATCAAAGACGCCAGTGACGACGGCCTGCACGTCGACTCGTTTATCTCGGAGGGTAGCTATGAGCAGGAAGTGATCAGGTTTGTGGAACAGAACAAGATAACCTTGTTGGTAACTGAATACGGCAACATCGGGCGTGGCCATTCAGAACAGGAGTGGGCGTCGCTGCAGACGATCCGCCATCGGGTCTCCTGCCGCGTCGAGATAGTCACCCCTAGACGAATGACCTCCAGAGGGGAATAA
- a CDS encoding sensor histidine kinase: protein MTDTPAETPSRYSRMRTFWRSIKGKIFLVFFSTFISVAALTLLNYWSMSMVTDRLHLLERYEDLLNNVLEVRRFEKNFLFYNDPTSLQESLEYLQRIDVIFEELGADIRQVIGNVAYRQLTGVFLVYEDIIEEARDEPVAHQEQLRSLGKELVESADALLKNKRERIHRAVVRTSFIPFTSLVVFGLLMFLVVKLISRGLLVPLATIKVTTQRVARGDFRPISPTADQIEEIAGLIGAFNRMAQELEANQEDLLQARKIAALGTFTAGIAHELNNPINNISLSAETLGELYGEELDEDANEMVHDIIMQSERAGEIVKNLLDFSRTERPAFSPLQVLDVIDSTVTLIKNQLMVTGVTLDMDIPEDIPDIQGNLRNLQQVFMNLLLNAIQAMPGGGAITIAAREQGQKMVRIEVRDTGAGIDPKVLEHIFEPFFTTKEVGKGTGLGLAVMYSIVQRHGGRVEVKSEPGKGSVFAVILPRAEQ from the coding sequence ATGACTGACACACCGGCTGAGACACCCTCCCGCTACTCCCGGATGCGGACGTTTTGGCGGTCGATCAAGGGCAAGATATTCCTTGTCTTTTTTTCGACCTTCATCTCCGTTGCCGCGCTCACGCTGCTCAATTATTGGAGCATGAGCATGGTCACGGACCGCCTGCACCTGCTGGAGCGCTACGAAGACCTCCTGAACAACGTCCTGGAGGTCCGGCGCTTCGAGAAGAACTTCCTCTTCTACAACGACCCCACCAGCCTGCAGGAGAGCCTCGAGTATCTGCAGCGCATCGACGTGATTTTCGAGGAGCTGGGCGCCGACATCCGCCAAGTCATCGGCAACGTCGCCTACAGGCAGCTCACCGGCGTGTTCCTTGTGTATGAGGACATCATCGAGGAGGCGCGGGACGAGCCCGTCGCCCACCAGGAGCAGCTCAGAAGCCTGGGCAAGGAGCTGGTGGAATCGGCCGACGCCCTGCTCAAGAACAAACGGGAGCGCATCCATCGCGCCGTGGTGCGCACCTCGTTCATCCCGTTCACCTCGCTCGTGGTCTTCGGCCTGCTCATGTTCCTGGTGGTCAAGCTCATCTCCCGCGGGCTGCTCGTGCCCCTGGCCACGATCAAGGTGACCACGCAGCGCGTTGCGCGCGGCGACTTCCGGCCCATCTCGCCCACGGCCGACCAGATCGAGGAGATCGCCGGCCTGATCGGCGCCTTCAACCGCATGGCCCAGGAGCTGGAGGCCAACCAGGAAGACCTGCTGCAGGCGCGCAAGATCGCGGCCCTCGGCACCTTCACCGCCGGCATCGCCCACGAGCTGAACAACCCCATCAACAACATCTCGCTCTCGGCCGAGACGTTGGGCGAGCTCTACGGCGAGGAGCTGGACGAAGACGCCAACGAGATGGTCCACGACATCATCATGCAGTCCGAGCGCGCCGGCGAGATCGTCAAGAATCTCCTGGACTTCTCGCGCACGGAACGGCCGGCCTTCTCGCCGCTTCAGGTACTGGACGTCATCGACAGCACCGTAACCCTGATCAAGAACCAGCTCATGGTCACCGGCGTCACCCTGGACATGGACATCCCGGAGGACATTCCGGACATCCAGGGCAACCTGCGCAACCTCCAGCAGGTGTTCATGAATCTCCTGCTCAACGCCATCCAGGCCATGCCGGGCGGCGGCGCCATCACCATAGCCGCGCGGGAGCAGGGCCAGAAGATGGTGCGCATCGAGGTGCGCGACACCGGCGCAGGCATCGATCCAAAGGTGCTCGAACACATCTTCGAGCCCTTCTTCACCACAAAGGAAGTGGGCAAGGGCACCGGCCTGGGCCTTGCCGTGATGTACTCCATTGTCCAGCGCCACGGCGGACGCGTGGAGGTGAAAAGCGAACCGGGCAAAGGCAGTGTCTTTGCCGTGATCCTGCCCAGGGCGGAGCAGTAA
- a CDS encoding sigma-54-dependent transcriptional regulator has translation MSRTRIAVIDDEVTVCRRLSQALSKDGMDVEAFTTGAAFLARLEEGGFDVVITDLRLPDISGMEILEKIKGLRPEIEVIMITGYGAVDTAIEAIKLGAHHYVTKPIKLGEIRVLIQGALEKIALRRENQRLRDVIKPEGGISSIIGAGDAMRDIFSLIHKVAPVDCNVLLEGDSGTGKALVARAIHDLSPRRDHPFVSFNCGGFTDELITSELFGYEKGAFTGAAATKIGLLESAAGGTVFLDEIGEMPLTMQVKLLHVLQERKILRVGGTRPIDLDIRIVAATNKDLKQEVTDGGFREDLFFRLNVVTIHLPPLVERKEDIPLLAKHFMEKYSLAFHKTVASIHPSAMNLLIGYSFPGNVRELENIIERAVALTDCEEIRLQDLPQDLQQLEVDTMEGEGLQSLEELERRHIAKVLEKTGYNKGLAAQILNIPRTTLWRKLKQYNIE, from the coding sequence ATGTCCAGAACACGCATTGCCGTCATTGACGACGAAGTCACGGTCTGCCGCAGGCTCAGCCAGGCGCTCTCCAAGGACGGCATGGACGTGGAGGCGTTCACCACCGGCGCGGCCTTCCTCGCCCGGCTGGAGGAAGGCGGCTTCGACGTGGTCATCACCGACCTGCGCCTGCCGGACATCTCCGGCATGGAGATTCTGGAGAAGATCAAGGGGTTGCGGCCGGAGATCGAGGTCATCATGATCACCGGCTACGGCGCCGTGGATACGGCCATCGAGGCCATCAAGCTGGGTGCGCACCACTACGTGACCAAGCCCATCAAGCTGGGCGAGATCCGCGTGCTCATCCAGGGCGCGCTGGAGAAGATCGCCCTGCGCCGGGAGAACCAGCGCCTGCGCGACGTCATCAAGCCCGAAGGCGGCATCAGCTCCATCATCGGCGCGGGCGATGCCATGCGCGACATCTTCTCGCTCATCCATAAGGTGGCGCCGGTGGACTGCAACGTGCTGCTCGAAGGCGACAGCGGCACGGGCAAGGCCCTGGTGGCGCGCGCCATCCACGACCTCAGCCCCCGCCGGGACCACCCCTTTGTCTCCTTCAACTGCGGCGGCTTTACCGACGAGCTCATCACCAGCGAGCTCTTCGGCTACGAGAAAGGCGCATTCACCGGCGCGGCCGCAACCAAGATCGGCCTGCTGGAGTCCGCGGCCGGCGGCACCGTATTCCTGGACGAGATCGGCGAGATGCCCCTGACCATGCAGGTGAAGCTGCTGCACGTGCTCCAGGAGCGCAAGATCCTGCGCGTGGGCGGCACCCGGCCCATCGACCTCGACATCCGCATCGTGGCCGCCACCAACAAGGACCTCAAGCAGGAGGTCACGGACGGCGGGTTCCGCGAGGACCTCTTCTTCCGGCTCAACGTGGTCACTATCCACCTGCCGCCGCTGGTGGAGCGCAAGGAGGACATCCCCCTTCTGGCCAAGCACTTCATGGAAAAGTACAGCCTGGCCTTCCACAAGACCGTGGCCTCCATCCATCCCTCGGCCATGAACCTGCTCATCGGCTACAGCTTCCCGGGCAACGTGCGCGAACTGGAGAACATCATCGAGCGCGCCGTGGCGCTGACCGACTGCGAAGAGATACGCCTGCAGGACCTGCCGCAGGATCTGCAGCAGCTCGAAGTGGACACCATGGAGGGTGAGGGGCTCCAGAGCCTGGAGGAGCTGGAGCGCCGGCACATCGCCAAGGTGCTGGAGAAAACCGGCTACAACAAGGGGCTGGCCGCGCAGATTCTGAACATTCCCAGGACCACCCTCTGGCGCAAGCTCAAGCAGTACAATATCGAATGA
- a CDS encoding chemotaxis protein CheA yields MTQPTNPESIYRDEALELLSSLEESLLELDENPGRKDLVNTIFRSLHTIKGSGAMFGFDEIARFTHEIENTFDAVREGRLALEPSMITLTLKAKDHIHDLLNMAEPDAAAKAHSDELLTKFRALTGGAAAPEAPVKEQVQQVVVESEELPRETFWIRYIPTADSFLTGTDPLRLILELFEIGAGDSLFTHQIMPGLEEMDPERAFGFWDVIISTARGVDAIRDVFIFVEDDHDITIEKIGDDRPRGNDVNDMLECLSKAADPKAALREMRQTYAQNLAKRNAEPEEQSAARTETKSKATSLRVDAARLDRLVNMVGELIILQTRLNRAAGRHEDDPDLHQIAEELERLSDEMRDDALGLRMVPISTSFGSMRRLVRDISDDIGKEVEFVTEGGETELDKNVIEEIKGPLMHIMRNAIDHGLETPERRREAGKAEAGVIRLSARHASGDVLIEIADDGAGIDAQKVRGKAIERGLITPEQQLTEPELLNLIFEPGFSTADQVSDLSGRGVGMDVVRRGVDALRGSVEIQSELGMGTTVRMRIPLTLAIIDGLHVRVGGELYILPMSAVESCQERFVDGPTRIIEKFELRDKMAPCISLRNLLQVEGEQPDYERIVVTEADGMYVGLAVDAVLGQQHAVIKSLDESCNHSEWIAGTTINGDGGISIILDVPQLVRFANRQHNLQ; encoded by the coding sequence ATGACGCAGCCGACCAACCCAGAGAGCATCTACCGCGACGAGGCCCTTGAGCTGTTGAGCTCCCTTGAGGAATCGCTGCTGGAGCTGGATGAGAATCCAGGCCGCAAGGACCTCGTCAATACAATCTTCCGATCCCTGCATACCATCAAGGGATCGGGAGCCATGTTCGGCTTTGACGAGATCGCCCGCTTCACGCACGAGATCGAAAATACGTTCGACGCCGTGCGGGAGGGCCGTCTTGCTCTGGAGCCGTCGATGATAACCCTGACCCTGAAGGCCAAGGACCACATCCATGACCTTCTGAACATGGCCGAGCCGGACGCCGCGGCCAAGGCGCATTCCGACGAGCTGCTGACTAAGTTCCGCGCGTTGACCGGCGGCGCGGCGGCGCCCGAGGCTCCGGTCAAGGAGCAGGTGCAGCAGGTGGTGGTGGAGAGCGAGGAGCTGCCGCGGGAGACCTTCTGGATCCGCTACATTCCTACGGCGGATTCATTTCTCACTGGCACCGATCCGCTGCGTCTGATCCTTGAGCTTTTCGAGATTGGCGCCGGAGACTCGCTCTTCACCCACCAGATCATGCCCGGCCTGGAGGAGATGGACCCGGAGCGGGCCTTTGGTTTCTGGGATGTTATCATCTCTACCGCACGAGGCGTGGACGCCATTCGCGACGTCTTCATCTTTGTGGAGGACGACCACGACATCACCATAGAGAAGATCGGCGACGACCGGCCACGCGGCAACGACGTCAACGACATGCTGGAGTGTTTGTCCAAGGCGGCCGATCCCAAGGCCGCGCTCCGGGAGATGCGGCAGACGTACGCCCAGAACCTGGCCAAACGCAACGCCGAGCCCGAGGAGCAGAGCGCGGCGCGCACCGAAACCAAGAGTAAGGCCACCTCCCTCCGCGTGGACGCGGCCCGGCTGGACCGTCTCGTGAACATGGTGGGCGAGCTGATCATTCTCCAGACCCGGCTCAACCGGGCCGCCGGCCGGCACGAGGACGACCCGGACCTGCACCAGATAGCCGAGGAGCTGGAGCGGCTCTCCGACGAGATGCGCGACGACGCCCTGGGCCTGCGAATGGTGCCCATCTCCACATCCTTCGGCTCCATGCGCCGGCTCGTACGCGACATCAGTGACGATATCGGCAAGGAGGTCGAGTTCGTCACCGAAGGCGGCGAGACCGAGCTGGACAAGAACGTCATCGAGGAGATCAAGGGCCCGCTCATGCACATCATGCGCAACGCCATCGACCACGGCCTGGAGACGCCGGAGCGGCGGCGGGAGGCAGGCAAGGCCGAAGCGGGCGTCATCCGCCTGAGCGCCAGGCACGCCAGCGGCGACGTGCTCATCGAGATCGCCGACGACGGCGCGGGCATCGATGCCCAGAAGGTGCGCGGCAAGGCCATCGAGCGCGGGCTCATCACTCCGGAGCAGCAACTGACCGAGCCCGAGCTCCTGAACCTGATTTTCGAGCCCGGCTTCTCCACCGCGGACCAGGTCTCGGACCTTTCCGGCCGCGGCGTGGGCATGGACGTTGTGCGCCGGGGCGTGGACGCCCTGCGCGGCAGCGTGGAGATACAGAGCGAGCTGGGCATGGGCACCACGGTGCGCATGCGCATCCCTCTGACCCTGGCCATCATCGACGGCCTGCACGTGCGCGTGGGCGGCGAGCTGTACATTCTGCCCATGTCCGCCGTGGAGTCCTGCCAGGAGCGGTTCGTGGACGGACCCACCAGGATCATCGAGAAGTTCGAGCTGCGCGACAAGATGGCTCCGTGCATCAGCCTGCGCAACCTGCTGCAGGTGGAGGGGGAGCAGCCCGATTACGAGCGCATCGTGGTGACGGAGGCCGACGGCATGTACGTGGGCCTGGCCGTGGACGCGGTGCTGGGCCAGCAACACGCCGTGATCAAGAGCCTCGACGAGTCGTGCAACCACTCCGAGTGGATTGCCGGAACCACGATCAACGGCGACGGCGGCATCTCCATCATCCTGGACGTGCCGCAGCTGGTGCGCTTCGCCAACCGCCAGCACAACTTGCAGTAG
- a CDS encoding STAS domain-containing protein codes for MTHGKEEQTMVINFQGDMTVDKAGSVRDELLAALQQGEPVRVSCAGVQDADMSFFLVLLAADESFRREGVELSFAPDLAKELVPLAKAMGCHRLFEGGGAVEKAEINLSENGAQ; via the coding sequence ATGACCCACGGCAAGGAGGAACAAACCATGGTTATCAACTTCCAAGGTGACATGACGGTCGACAAGGCCGGGAGCGTGCGCGACGAGCTGCTTGCCGCGCTGCAGCAAGGCGAGCCGGTGCGTGTGAGCTGCGCCGGCGTGCAAGATGCGGACATGTCATTCTTTCTGGTGTTGCTTGCCGCCGATGAAAGCTTCCGTCGGGAGGGGGTGGAGCTCAGCTTTGCCCCCGACCTCGCCAAGGAGCTCGTACCCCTGGCAAAGGCTATGGGATGCCACAGGTTGTTCGAAGGTGGCGGCGCGGTGGAAAAGGCGGAGATCAACCTTTCCGAGAACGGAGCGCAGTGA
- a CDS encoding chemotaxis protein CheW has translation MSANESRKYLTFTLADEIFAFEISSVREIQDVADITRIPHSPAYMRGVVNLRGAAIPVMDLREKFGLGRTEHTINTRIVIVVIDNEDGESIIGALADSVREVLELENDQIDAPPKMGASIHTGFLKGVARQDNEFILVLDSARVFSSGEVEEAVDEAAVAHEAVAA, from the coding sequence ATGAGCGCCAACGAATCAAGAAAATACCTGACCTTCACCCTGGCGGACGAGATATTCGCCTTTGAGATCAGCTCAGTCCGCGAGATCCAGGACGTGGCGGACATTACGAGAATACCCCACAGCCCCGCCTACATGCGCGGCGTGGTCAACCTCCGCGGCGCGGCCATCCCGGTGATGGACCTGCGCGAGAAGTTCGGGCTCGGCCGCACCGAGCACACCATCAACACGCGCATCGTCATCGTGGTCATCGACAACGAGGACGGCGAGAGCATCATCGGCGCGCTGGCCGACTCGGTGCGCGAGGTCCTGGAGCTGGAAAACGATCAGATCGACGCCCCGCCCAAGATGGGGGCGTCGATCCACACAGGCTTCCTCAAGGGCGTGGCCCGGCAGGACAATGAGTTCATCCTGGTTCTCGACAGCGCCCGGGTCTTTTCCTCGGGCGAGGTCGAGGAGGCCGTCGACGAAGCCGCAGTCGCACATGAGGCTGTAGCCGCATGA